ACGCTAGACTATTTGGCCGCACAGGTCGAAATTACCAAGGCAAGCTGGGTTCGACCTTCGCCTGGATGTGTGCACCAAGACTGGTTTCATTCGCTCACTGGTATGCCATATGACGACAGCACTTGGCAGGCTATTGTAGACTTGACCAACCGTCCATATTTCACTCGACTATGGGTTGTGCAAGAGATCCATCTCTCCAACCACAATGCAGTCGTGCAATGCGGACTATCCCAGATGATGTGGCAACGATTCCGCAGGGCAATTGTCTGCCTTATGTGGAAGAGACATATCCCTCGCTGTATTTCTTCAAGCAAGCTCCCAATGCTCGGCACGTTCTGCTATAACTTTGAAGGCTTAAACTTCGCCACCTTGCTCCAGATGGTCACACATCTAGAGTGCTTCGACCCTCGTGATAAGGTATACGGGCTCCTTGGACTCGCTGCATCTAGCCTGCTGCCTCACATTCATCCTGAGTATGCTCTGCCTGTGGCAGAGGTCTATCGAAATCTGTTTCTAGGTCTGCAGGACCAATTGAAGCGGCTACATTTCGAGTTCTGTAGCTTGCGAACAAGTCGACCTAAACAACTCCCTTCTTGGGTTCCAGATTTATCTGGCAACCTAGGCGAGTTGTTATCCCGAGCGGCGGGGTTGGTATCTGGGATGTCTCGTGCCGAGGCAACTTATCATGCCCCTAACGTTCTCGAAGTGTGTGGTATTCAGATAACCACGGTGCAAAGTAACAAAGGGACGTGTCCAGCTGACACAGCTAAGCGACTGACAGCACTTCAGACTTGGAAGCCAGATAACTTGATGACAGGGACATACCCTACAGGGGAGAGCAATCTGGACGCGTTCATCACCACTCTCGTCCAGGGTAAGCTTAGGGATCGGTTCCCCACTATAGTCACTTGGTCCTCGCTTCAGGAACTTAATAGTAAACTGAAGGAACTTCTGGCGAGCTCTACGGAACCGTCTGACGGGCACACAAATaatatcgatgcttccagTTATGCTCATGAACTTCGGTTTCTTTCCGAACAGGCCTTTATTACTTGCAAAACGGGGTATTTTGGTGTTAGCCATAAGGACACACAGCCGGGTAAGTAAGGCCTTAGCCTGACTGTGTATTCTAGACACTGAATAATTTTAGGTGATATTATATGTGCCTTTCTTGGTTGCAAAGTATTAGTTATTCTTCGTCCGTGGACAGGCGGGTGTTTTCAAGTTGTTGGTAGTTGCTATCTTCATGGGTTTACTAGCGCGGAGGCCTTCCTTGGCCCTCTCCCAGCCCCATGGGTTATGCAGTATAAGCCTGACTCTTGCGGAGTCCAAACCCCCTATTTCTTTAACAAAGACACGAAGGAAGCGGTCCAGCAAGATCCTAGGTTAGGCGAACTACCCGTTATGTGGGAAGCCATTCAAAAAGATAGGACAAAGGACGACCCCCAATTCTTGTCGTTGTTTCGAAACAACTTGACTGGAGAGCTTATGAACTCCGATCCTCGTATGCTTCCAGAAGCTTTGCGTGATCGAGGGGTTAGATTACAGTCATTTAAATTAGTCTGAGACTTCCAGTAGGAGCT
Above is a window of Fusarium oxysporum Fo47 chromosome XII, complete sequence DNA encoding:
- a CDS encoding heterokaryon incompatibility protein-domain-containing protein, which codes for MSSYKYSKLVDDDIRLLTLLPGQPESELKVTIHHAPLRATSEKSHYRMPLDDLQKGLPLGWVAEETAEDRCLFWNEKLQTSSWVHPDGSVTGSLPGSHADDVTSSPLYEALSYTWGSADKPQTVQVLSQDDLRETRTLCIGGNLAGALNHLRYPDKARTLWVDAICINQNDISEKNIQVPRMADIFRSAVRVVIWLGLESDNSTLALSTLDYLAAQVEITKASWVRPSPGCVHQDWFHSLTGMPYDDSTWQAIVDLTNRPYFTRLWVVQEIHLSNHNAVVQCGLSQMMWQRFRRAIVCLMWKRHIPRCISSSKLPMLGTFCYNFEGLNFATLLQMVTHLECFDPRDKVYGLLGLAASSLLPHIHPEYALPVAEVYRNLFLGLQDQLKRLHFEFCSLRTSRPKQLPSWVPDLSGNLGELLSRAAGLVSGMSRAEATYHAPNVLEVCGIQITTVQSNKGTCPADTAKRLTALQTWKPDNLMTGTYPTGESNLDAFITTLVQGKLRDRFPTIVTWSSLQELNSKLKELLASSTEPSDGHTNNIDASSYAHELRFLSEQAFITCKTGYFGVSHKDTQPGDIICAFLGCKVLVILRPWTGGCFQVVGSCYLHGFTSAEAFLGPLPAPWVMQYKPDSCGVQTPYFFNKDTKEAVQQDPRLGELPVMWEAIQKDRTKDDPQFLSLFRNNLTGELMNSDPRMLPEALRDRGVRLQSFKLV